From Mycteria americana isolate JAX WOST 10 ecotype Jacksonville Zoo and Gardens chromosome 4, USCA_MyAme_1.0, whole genome shotgun sequence, one genomic window encodes:
- the WDR1 gene encoding WD repeat-containing protein 1 produces the protein MPYEIKKVFASLPQVERGVSKIIGGDPKGNNFLYTNGKCVVIRNIDNPAVADIYTEHAHQVVVAKYAPSGFYIASGDVSGKLRIWDTTQKEHLLKYEYQPFAGKIKDLAWTEDSKRIAVVGEGREKFGAVFLWDSGSSVGEITGHNKVINSVDIKQTRPYRLATGSDDNCAAFFEGPPFKFKFTISDHTRFVNCVRFSPDGNRFATASADGQIFVYDGKTGEKVCALGGGKAHDGGIYAISWSPDSSQLLSASGDKTAKIWDVGANSVVNTFNMGSNVLDQQLGCLWQKDHLLTISLSGYINYLDKNNPNKPLRVIKGHSKSIQCLTVHKNGGKSYIYSGSNDGHINYWDSETGENDGFSGKGHTNQVSRMAVDEMDQLVTCSMDDTVRYTNLSKRDYSGQDAVKMDVQPKCLAVGPGGYTVVLCIGQIVLMKDKKKCFAIDDLGYEPEAVAIHPGGGTAAVGGADGNVRLYSIQGTSLKNDDKCLEAKGPVTDLAYSHDGAFLAVCDANKVVTVFSVSDGYAEHNVFYGHHAKIVCVAWSPDNEHFASGGMDMMVYVWTVSDPETRVKIPDAHRLHHVSGLAWLDEHTLVTTSHDASVKEWSISYD, from the exons ATGCCGTACGAGATCA AAAAAGTGTTCGCCAGCCTCCCGCAGGTTGAACGAGGCGTTTCCAAAATTATCGGAGGTGATCCTAAGGGCAACAATTTTCTTTATACCAATGGAAAATGTGTCGTCATCAGAAACATTGAT AATCCTGCAGTTGCTGACATCTACACTGAGCATGCCCATCAGGTTGTAGTTGCCAAGTATGCTCCCAGTGGATTCTACATAGCATCTGGAG ATGTCTCTGGAAAGCTGAGAATCTGGGATACTACACAGAAGGAACACCTACTGAAGTATGAATATCAGCcatttgcaggaaaaataaaggacCTTGCCTGGACTGAAGACAGCAAGAGAATTGCTGTGGTTGGCGAAGGAAGGGAAAA ATTCGGAGCAGTGTTCCTGTGGGATAGTGGTTCTTCTGTCGGCGAGATTACTGGGCACAATAAAGTGATCAATAGTGTGGACATTAAACAAACAAGACCATATCGTCTGGCAACTGGCAGTGATGACAACTGTGCTGCTTTCTTTGAGGGACCGCCATTCAAGTTCAAGTTTACAATAAGT GACCATACACGGTTTGTGAACTGTGTGAGGTTTTCTCCTGATGGGAACAGATTTGCTACAGCTAGTGCAGATGGCCAG ATTTTTGTCTACGATGGGAAGACTGGAGAGAAAGTGTGTGCTCTTGGTGGAGGCAAAGCTCATGATGGAGGTATTTATGCT ATTAGTTGGAGCCCTGACAGTAGTcagttgctttctgcttctggagATAAAACTGCTAAAATCTGGGATGTTGGTGCTAATTCTGTTGTCAATACTTTTAACATGGGATCAAACGTGTTGGATCAGCAGCTGGGTTGTTTGTGGCAGAAAGATCACTTACTGACTATCTCACTGTCTGGCTATATCAATTATTTGGACAAGAACAATCCAAATAAGCCTTTACGTGTCATAAAG GGTCACAGTAAATCAATTCAGTGTCTTACAGTACATAAAAACGGTGGAAAGTCCTATATTTACTCTGGAAGTAATGATGGTCATATTA ATTATTGGGATTCTGAAACTGGAGAGAATGATGGCTTTTCTGGGAAAGGCCATACAAACCAGGTTTCTAGAATGGCAGTGGATGAAATGGATCAGCTGGTCACCTGCAGCATGGATGACACTGTGCGCTATACCAACCTTAGCAAGAGGGACTACAG TGGCCAGGATGCTGTGAAAATGGATGTTCAACCAAAATGTTTAGCTGTGGGTCCTGGTGGTTATACTGTAGTTCTGTGCATTGGACAA attgTCTTGatgaaagataagaaaaaatgttttgcaattgATGACCTTGGCTATGAGCCAGAAGCTGTAGCCATTCACCCCGGAGGAGGTacagcagcagtgggaggagCG GATGGGAATGTCCGTTTGTATTCGATCCAAGGAACCTCTCTGAAAAATGATGATAAGTGTTTGGAAGCTAAAGGTCCTGTTACTGACCTGGCATATTCTCACGATGGTGCCTTTCTTGCAGTCTGTGATGCAAACAAAGTTGTCACTGTCTTCAGTGTCTCTGATGGCTATGCG GAACACAATGTTTTTTACGGACACCATGCAAAAATTGTTTGTGTTGCCTGGTCACCAGACAATGAACACTTTGCTTCTGGAGGCATGGACATGATGGTATATGTTTGGACCGTAAGTGATCCAGAGACCAGAGTCAAGATACCAG ATGCTCACAGACTACATCATGTAAGCGGCTTGGCGTGGTTGGATGAACATACTCTGGTAACAACATCCCATGATGCTTCAGTCAAAGAGTGGTCTATCTCCTACGATTGA